The Brassica napus cultivar Da-Ae chromosome C7, Da-Ae, whole genome shotgun sequence genome has a segment encoding these proteins:
- the BNAC07G13580D gene encoding tetratricopeptide repeat domain-containing protein PYG7, chloroplastic has product MHTRPIQNFSAICRNLMIETNMLLHTVSSSSPPLHSQILPSSGSFKLSPKKISFQIHGRTLPIPSFHELAARGLPVLNKASLKKIPIKGSTFLLAQSLLIISSNPQLEAAAAQTLKPEPIYEVGELFELSIQLSYLLLLLGLLGVGTFYVIRQVLVRRELDLSAKELQEQVRSGDASATELFELGAVMLRRKFYPAANKFLLQAIQKWDGDDQDLAQVYNALGVSYVREEKLDKGIAQFEMAVKLQPGYVTAWNNLGDAYEQKKELPLALKAFEEALLFDPNNKVARPRRDALKDRVKLYKGVVAVKSKKR; this is encoded by the exons ATGCACACTCGTCCAATTCAGAATTTCAGTGCGATCTGTAGAAACCTTATGATCGAAACAAACATGCTTCTTCACACTGtatcttcatcttctcctccCCTTCATTCTCAAATCCTCCCTTCTTCCGGGTCATTCAAGTTATCGCCCAAAAAGATTTCTTTTCAG ataCATGGAAGGACTTTACCCATTCCATCATTTCATG AACTTGCTGCTAGAGGTTTACCGGTTTTGAACAAAGCTTCCTTGAAGAAGATACCAATAAAGGGATCAACTTTCTTGCTGGCCcagagcttgttgatcatctcttcTAACCCTCAGTTAGAAGCAGCAGCAGCACAAACCTTGAAGCCAGAACCCATTTACGAAGTTGGAGAGTTGTTTGAACTAAGTATCCAGCTTTCTTACTTGTTGTTACTACTTGGTTTGCTCGGTGTTGGTACTTTCTATGTGATCCGTCAAGTACTTGTCCGCAGAGAGCTTGACCTCTCCGCCAAAGAATTACAG GAACAAGTTAGGAGCGGGGATGCAAGTGCAACAGAGCTCTTTGAGCTAGGTGCAGTGATGCTGAGACGGAAATTCTATCCTGCAGCCAACAAGTTCTTGCTTCAAGCCATCCAGAAATGGGACGGTGATGATCAAGATCTTGCTCAG GTCTATAACGCTCTTGGAGTGAGTTATGTTCGAGAGGAGAAATTGGACAAAGGCATTGCTCAGTTTGAAATGGCGGTGAAGCTGCAACCTGGTTATGTAACGGCTTGGAACAACCTTGGAGATGCTTACGAGCAGAAGAAAGAGCTGCCTTTGGCGCTGAAAGCTTTTGAAGAGGCCTTGTTGTTTGATCCGAACAATAAGGTGGCTCGGCCTCGACGAGATGCCTTGAAGGATCGTGTCAAGCTCTATAAAGGCGTTGTGGCGGTTAAATCTAAGAAACGGTGA